The following coding sequences are from one Culicoidibacter larvae window:
- a CDS encoding immunoglobulin-like domain-containing protein, translated as MKNFYKKSLKVCLSAGIALTSFISQGAIVSAHPSDDIVLPGGSGYSDYTVKKDSPVSGDYAQSASQTRRIFNPIGEYISSADLTWPGGSADGSIVQDQITKIQKVSDGYLFINNTKSTTGTTSQAKIVKTDLNFNIINTVMPLGARQYIGLSFFANQDPNAGTYYLITDSNLKIAVDKDGNLVTPETSLGLPTTSPVPGSAQSGSLIPNSSGWASFAVGSPNHGPVTAYKLNPDGSYSGTYKELDIPWDSGTTWFGATFTPLDNGNILATLGTNGPMNQALVLYDGNLNVINVIATGTNGYQNYKALSETSSGNYIVRDYGQSVDTLTLMEVDKTTGNIVKSVDYSGSGTTMDVAMSLTNPAQDEKYFISGKTNPSGKFAGFATTAGAYIASFDEDLSLINANMIDSNVDHVFAGVQDLGNGNILAFGYTRSGGDIFDTPTPLYGSYEGFIGTFEQTIDFAPKLPTFDYLNVRINSGATAAEVDSALLAAVEKKMKNGTNDIENNKLDDFTTNAELLGRINKNVLNTDYANTTIDWSKFGLTPISGKNTYEVGPSANVTYSVTDTSMLQTTTSTLVNVMDENTLTDTEPNPEDANYALRAQDIRVHVNDVAALNYLTAANVKAWNLETGVVETNSVVVGNSSVQAKVGVYNATYSYQGIVKTNKVIVYDDNTKFGPTVDDPNDESNTEMLYAIGGNYLPSAVSGKTLDQVTGFAAWDLTTGAAITTKTTVVKDENNATVIYDGSQAGDYYVTYTLAGGTTKTVLVKITTGNIPVMTINPQNVNLALNAAAPNVMTGVSATDVEDLDLTAAITNTGSVNTAAKGVYTINYSVTDNDNNTVTGFRKYLVDYVNPPISANNEAIVADSFELSVAEANALTENDAITRAGAKAWSLTDGADVAITQTDISQVQGAKGVYDVTFATANGTSITIKAIVDYVNPPIAGQDETIIADDFKLSLAEAAALTEGDAIIRAGAKAWEHGTGSDVVITTTDISAVQTAKGVYDVTFATAKGTTITVKAIVDYSNPPIAGQEETIIADDFRLTVAEAAALTEADAAVRAGVKAWVQGTGSDVAIATTDISAVQAVKGVYDVTFATAKGTTITVKAVVDYTNPPIAGNEETIVADDFQLTVAEAGALTEAQAVTLAKAKAWVQGTGSDVAITATDISAVQAAKGVYDVTFSTAKGTTITVKAIVDYNNPPIAGDKETIIADDFTLSLAEAAALTEAEAVTRAGAKAWEQGTGTDVTITTIDISAVQAAKGIYDVTFATTKGTTITIKAIVDYTNPPIAGDKETIIADDFNITTDEAAALTQTQAIQLAGAKAWEHGTGLDVAITSVDISAVQASVGVYDVSFATIKGTTTTVKAVVGYTRPPVINDDESIVANDFSLTPDQASNLTQAEAITFAQAKAWLLGSGADVAITTVDISQVQSAKGVYDVTFATAKGTNITVKAIVDYVNPPVFGDDEAIIADNFSLTLDEAANLTDADAVTRAGAIAWKLSDGSNVVVSSVDISQVKAVQGYYDVTFATTKGTTITVKAVVGENLVYYNVQGNNMTMTLSELQNQVVNGNLEQHVLAHTNATGTKTDITGSYSMPVTADVSNLQLVDTASSVAVVLNIDHQSGGSTMSAFANDTEVIEENATVIVDVIDDRDKNDLPSTGTSEFEMLILGGLLLAAASSVIAIIAKRKKA; from the coding sequence ATGAAGAACTTTTATAAAAAGTCGCTCAAAGTTTGTTTGAGTGCCGGAATTGCTTTGACTAGTTTTATTAGTCAAGGCGCAATAGTAAGTGCTCATCCCAGCGATGACATTGTTTTACCGGGCGGAAGCGGTTATAGCGACTATACGGTAAAGAAGGATTCGCCGGTGAGTGGTGACTATGCGCAAAGCGCGAGTCAGACCAGACGGATTTTTAATCCGATTGGCGAATATATTTCAAGTGCAGATTTGACTTGGCCAGGTGGTTCGGCAGATGGATCGATAGTGCAAGATCAAATTACTAAAATTCAAAAAGTGTCTGATGGGTATTTGTTTATCAACAACACGAAATCAACAACAGGAACAACATCACAGGCAAAAATTGTTAAGACCGATCTTAATTTCAATATTATTAATACTGTGATGCCTTTGGGTGCACGTCAGTATATTGGACTTAGTTTTTTTGCCAATCAAGACCCCAATGCCGGCACTTATTATTTAATTACTGATAGCAACTTAAAGATTGCTGTAGATAAAGATGGTAACTTGGTAACACCGGAAACTTCATTGGGCTTACCAACGACTTCACCGGTACCGGGAAGCGCGCAATCAGGCTCGTTGATTCCCAACAGCAGCGGCTGGGCATCTTTTGCGGTTGGTTCGCCTAATCATGGTCCGGTTACTGCATATAAATTAAACCCAGACGGAAGTTATAGCGGAACCTATAAAGAGTTGGATATTCCATGGGACAGCGGAACCACTTGGTTTGGTGCAACATTCACTCCGTTAGATAATGGTAACATTTTAGCAACATTGGGAACTAACGGGCCAATGAATCAGGCACTTGTCCTTTATGATGGTAATTTAAATGTCATTAATGTAATAGCGACCGGAACGAATGGTTATCAAAATTATAAAGCCTTGTCGGAGACTAGCAGTGGAAACTACATTGTTAGGGATTATGGACAATCTGTTGATACCTTAACACTGATGGAAGTTGATAAAACAACCGGCAATATTGTTAAAAGTGTTGATTACAGCGGTTCGGGAACAACTATGGATGTTGCCATGTCATTAACGAATCCGGCACAAGATGAAAAGTATTTTATTTCCGGAAAGACAAATCCAAGCGGAAAATTCGCTGGGTTTGCTACGACTGCCGGAGCATATATTGCATCATTTGATGAAGATTTGAGCCTTATTAATGCTAATATGATTGATTCGAATGTTGATCATGTTTTTGCCGGGGTTCAGGATTTAGGTAATGGCAATATCTTAGCTTTTGGATATACACGCAGTGGTGGTGACATTTTTGATACACCGACACCATTGTATGGTAGTTATGAAGGTTTCATTGGAACCTTTGAACAAACTATTGATTTTGCTCCAAAATTACCAACTTTTGATTATTTGAACGTAAGAATCAACTCCGGCGCCACAGCCGCCGAAGTTGATAGTGCTTTGCTCGCAGCGGTTGAGAAGAAAATGAAGAATGGCACTAACGATATTGAAAACAACAAACTGGATGATTTTACTACCAATGCAGAACTATTAGGCCGAATCAATAAGAATGTTTTGAATACGGATTATGCAAACACAACAATTGATTGGTCAAAATTTGGCTTAACCCCGATTAGTGGTAAAAATACCTATGAGGTTGGTCCAAGTGCCAATGTAACATACAGTGTTACTGATACTTCAATGTTACAAACGACAACCAGTACTTTAGTGAATGTTATGGATGAAAATACCCTGACTGACACTGAGCCAAACCCAGAAGATGCTAACTACGCATTACGAGCTCAAGATATTCGGGTACATGTTAACGATGTGGCAGCTCTGAATTACTTGACTGCTGCCAATGTAAAAGCATGGAATTTGGAAACCGGAGTTGTTGAAACTAATAGCGTCGTTGTTGGTAATAGCTCAGTACAAGCAAAAGTTGGTGTTTATAATGCCACTTATAGCTATCAAGGAATTGTAAAAACCAATAAAGTTATTGTTTATGATGATAATACTAAATTTGGACCAACGGTTGATGATCCGAATGATGAATCCAATACAGAGATGCTCTATGCAATCGGTGGTAATTACTTGCCAAGTGCAGTAAGCGGTAAAACTTTAGATCAAGTAACCGGCTTTGCGGCTTGGGATTTAACAACCGGTGCAGCAATTACTACTAAAACAACAGTGGTTAAAGATGAAAACAATGCAACTGTGATATACGACGGTAGCCAAGCAGGTGACTATTATGTTACTTATACTTTGGCTGGCGGAACAACTAAGACAGTATTAGTAAAAATCACTACCGGGAATATTCCGGTGATGACGATTAACCCGCAAAATGTGAACTTAGCATTAAATGCAGCGGCGCCAAATGTAATGACTGGTGTCAGCGCAACTGATGTTGAAGATCTTGATTTAACCGCAGCCATTACTAATACAGGTTCTGTTAATACGGCTGCTAAAGGCGTTTACACCATCAATTATTCGGTAACTGACAATGACAATAATACTGTAACCGGCTTCCGGAAGTATTTAGTTGACTATGTCAATCCGCCAATCAGTGCAAATAATGAAGCGATAGTTGCCGATAGTTTCGAATTAAGTGTTGCTGAGGCGAATGCTTTAACCGAAAATGATGCAATAACCCGTGCCGGAGCGAAAGCATGGAGCTTGACTGATGGTGCTGATGTAGCAATTACACAAACGGATATCAGTCAGGTTCAAGGGGCGAAAGGCGTATACGATGTGACCTTCGCTACGGCGAATGGCACATCAATTACCATTAAGGCGATTGTTGATTATGTCAACCCGCCAATAGCTGGTCAGGATGAAACAATTATTGCTGACGATTTCAAATTGAGCCTTGCAGAGGCAGCGGCATTGACTGAAGGCGACGCAATTATTCGTGCCGGAGCAAAAGCTTGGGAACATGGAACGGGTAGCGATGTAGTGATTACCACTACAGATATTAGCGCAGTACAAACTGCTAAAGGTGTATACGATGTCACTTTTGCAACTGCGAAAGGAACAACTATTACCGTGAAGGCAATTGTAGATTATAGCAATCCGCCAATTGCCGGGCAAGAAGAAACAATTATTGCTGATGATTTCCGATTGACTGTTGCCGAAGCAGCAGCGTTAACTGAGGCTGATGCCGCGGTTCGCGCCGGAGTAAAAGCTTGGGTGCAAGGAACAGGTAGCGATGTTGCAATAGCAACGACTGATATCAGTGCAGTGCAGGCTGTTAAAGGCGTATATGATGTCACTTTTGCAACTGCAAAAGGAACAACTATTACTGTAAAAGCAGTCGTTGATTATACTAACCCGCCAATTGCCGGTAATGAGGAAACAATTGTAGCTGATGATTTCCAATTGACAGTTGCAGAAGCTGGAGCATTAACCGAGGCGCAAGCAGTGACCTTGGCGAAAGCGAAAGCATGGGTACAAGGAACCGGTAGCGATGTAGCGATCACCGCTACGGATATTAGCGCGGTCCAAGCTGCTAAAGGTGTGTATGATGTCACGTTTTCAACTGCAAAGGGAACGACGATTACTGTAAAAGCAATTGTTGATTATAATAATCCACCAATTGCCGGAGATAAAGAAACAATTATTGCTGATGACTTTACATTAAGTCTTGCTGAGGCAGCAGCATTAACTGAAGCTGAGGCAGTCACTCGTGCCGGAGCGAAAGCTTGGGAGCAAGGAACTGGCACTGATGTAACTATTACAACTATTGATATCAGTGCGGTGCAGGCTGCAAAAGGTATCTATGATGTCACTTTTGCAACCACTAAAGGAACGACTATTACTATCAAAGCAATTGTCGACTATACTAACCCGCCAATTGCCGGAGATAAAGAAACAATTATTGCTGATGATTTCAATATAACAACCGATGAAGCAGCGGCACTTACCCAAACGCAGGCCATTCAATTAGCTGGAGCAAAAGCTTGGGAACATGGTACTGGTCTTGATGTAGCTATTACATCAGTAGATATTAGCGCCGTACAAGCAAGCGTTGGTGTATATGATGTAAGCTTTGCAACTATAAAAGGAACGACAACGACAGTTAAGGCGGTTGTAGGTTATACACGACCACCAGTAATAAACGATGATGAAAGTATTGTTGCTAACGATTTTAGCTTAACTCCTGATCAAGCGAGCAATTTAACGCAAGCAGAAGCGATTACTTTTGCTCAGGCAAAAGCTTGGCTGCTTGGCAGTGGTGCTGATGTGGCAATAACAACTGTTGATATTTCGCAAGTACAGTCTGCTAAAGGTGTGTATGACGTCACCTTTGCAACCGCCAAAGGAACAAACATTACTGTAAAAGCAATCGTCGACTACGTTAATCCGCCGGTATTCGGTGATGACGAAGCAATTATAGCTGACAACTTTAGCCTTACATTAGATGAAGCAGCGAATTTAACTGATGCTGATGCAGTCACTCGTGCCGGCGCAATTGCTTGGAAATTAAGTGATGGCAGCAATGTTGTCGTAAGCAGCGTTGATATTTCGCAAGTAAAAGCAGTACAAGGTTACTATGATGTTACCTTTGCAACTACTAAAGGAACAACAATTACTGTAAAAGCAGTTGTTGGTGAAAATCTAGTGTACTACAATGTTCAAGGAAACAACATGACAATGACTTTAAGTGAATTACAAAATCAAGTTGTTAATGGTAACCTTGAGCAACATGTTTTAGCGCATACCAATGCGACTGGAACCAAAACCGACATCACTGGCTCATACAGCATGCCGGTTACCGCAGATGTCAGCAACCTGCAACTTGTTGATACTGCAAGCAGCGTTGCGGTAGTACTTAACATTGACCACCAAAGCGGCGGATCAACAATGAGTGCATTTGCAAATGACACTGAAGTTATTGAAGAAAATGCAACAGTTATTGTAGATGTTATCGACGACCGCGATAAAAATGATCTACCGTCAACCGGAACCAGCGAATTTGAAATGCTGATTCTAGGCGGCTTACTATTAGCGGCAGCATCAAGTGTGATTGCTATTATCGCTAAGCGTAAAAAAGCATAA
- a CDS encoding SpaA isopeptide-forming pilin-related protein — MKNITKKLYLLALGVILSAQIFGAPLTVMAVTPQDSVNTTSNENATQSDEVTSAENTAETVDNVEPAETKTNEGAKKLVSPVITPMSTNLTQAISLDMSFVFINKNDENDKIAVQSNAAPIVIDSSKYSAYSEFLFNVNNAVSAGEKHTIAFPSELNIKEDVTETTTDGNVKFKLYKGTDGKTYLDIEFLKAVSKGEYKFFYTSAEYILQERLTNFIFTDVNSNTEVGKYAVNFDPTVMKNSTLRTEFGGYSYGNTASKDKPIKWIATTSTKRNGAGQISIEALSGYPDYDYVKSAENIVIKRYNVDLNGNPIGAATTLAQGTDYTLAFDNNTKTETIQFTDVSAAYYYEITYDYAYEVNSAFDYKTYYNRQAYKKITNPDYTVDKQSVTSYVTVGFTNNIFKYSPSYKIINGTTTEITWEIQYNINQFTIPTNQVLNDTMSFIPKGTLSAITVDSVSKNVVTFSNGNQRTVTNIGDGSSDWKLNANNGLEYIGPANNTNYYIFRITTKVDNVATKEFTNYTNKVAETVKSVDDWDQRLTFFTSSTRINNVIIEKTGNVASLDDLYNGIYTWNIDINKQQALADGIPAGTKISDQLSANGGSILKATFAVSYKPFAGTGGTDRTLIEGTDYTITYKNNDHGFDLVFLDEIKDGSINIVYKSQQSDAERTTGMLVENTVSIEFPGDGGEDSVTATVNKNTRLVANAALIAQTRDSSGAFIPGEVKTYMQINISRSDDITKYELNYSFPNNGFQSSSYKYDFSNMKIYEASKVMTASDINSDGSLNISNGQITEIAYRPSSVINSTSPQMITWTAYPNVLTFENFNTEFGGKSIIVELPAKVNYVVLGNYSADYVTYAALPRINYIDDEGKEVVNYRNGNFTHGASTVTNNNPGFTKPLTVDKVITPASPQNVRNFLYTINSLNNYPLQDAKVKMDLSDTANNTKISKVTLNELDYRGRPARVLIEGVDYTVTFTNKEAEIKLIGDYATLTNQRINVQVDTTVTSKEKTQITLSSSLQTINGVPLNSTSTYTGDLQDGFQADAVIDIEQTATFDPDSGGSEGEGYNTVMKVSKVDQYGNPVSGAEFSLFNSDGTPALDANTNQALVGTTDTNGAIVWNDVLTGQYIIKETSVPNGYEAPDSLTNAGESISVMEIETAPTKNVYVYVNKMQTSPIVLNKTSSVDNAIKLAGATFEIYLLDAAGNITGSALTVDGKTVFTTDANGQIRLEDLAPGKYGLKEKTAPAGYEVSNDVYKVEVVGKTTEEKVVAVVNTATPYAIEITKTDLSNNPLAGAEFKILANDGTELETGLVTKANGKVTSTKTYAPGNYKVVETKAPAGYDLNTAEHAVNITVNGGTASVTVTNTPTPYAIEITKTDLSGSPLAGAEFKILASDGTELETGLVTAANGKVTSANTYAPGSYKVIETVAPAGYDLNTAEHAVSVTVNGGTASVTVTNTPTPYAIEIVKVDESGSPLAGAEFKILANDGTELESGLISGADGKVTSANKYAPGSYKVVETKAPAGYVLNTAEHAVNVAVNGGTASVSITNTPTPYTIEIVKTDESGKPLAGAEFKILANDGTELETGLVTKADGKVSSTKTYVPGDYKVVETKAPAGYDLNTAEHAISVVVNGGKASVNVTNTATPYAIEITKVDESGNPLADAEFKILANDGTELESSLISGADGKVTSANTYAPGSYKVVETAAPAGYELNTTEHTVTVTVNGGTVVVRVTNTATPYPIEILKVDEDDNPLADAEFKITDLDGNTLEDGLITDANGLVTSTNNYAPGSYKVVETKAPEGYELNEAEYPVLITVNGGKVTVKVTNSLILGDVRLLLTDDNTAAPSLLEGGTFRLEQVLDNQTGLIQPLATPGNAQIVTVKDGIITDVNGEHLATALLPGKYQFVQLSAPADYQYENDTHVFEVPFNCQEEILVHVVNTKTPTPELPVTGQSNDLYFVIGAGLLVVSVGILAKRKRA; from the coding sequence ATGAAAAATATCACAAAGAAACTGTACTTACTAGCCTTAGGGGTTATTTTGAGTGCCCAAATTTTTGGCGCTCCGCTTACAGTAATGGCGGTGACACCTCAAGATAGTGTAAATACAACATCAAATGAAAATGCGACTCAGTCAGATGAAGTGACGAGTGCTGAAAATACTGCAGAAACAGTTGATAATGTTGAACCTGCAGAAACAAAAACTAATGAAGGGGCAAAAAAGCTTGTTAGCCCAGTCATCACACCGATGAGCACTAACTTAACCCAAGCAATTTCACTAGATATGTCATTTGTATTTATTAATAAGAATGACGAAAATGATAAAATTGCAGTGCAATCAAATGCTGCGCCAATTGTTATTGATAGCAGCAAATACAGTGCTTATTCAGAATTCCTTTTCAACGTTAATAACGCGGTAAGTGCTGGTGAAAAGCATACAATAGCTTTTCCTAGTGAATTGAATATAAAAGAAGATGTTACTGAGACAACAACTGATGGCAATGTAAAATTCAAATTATATAAGGGCACCGATGGTAAAACTTATTTAGATATCGAGTTTCTAAAAGCTGTTTCTAAAGGCGAATATAAGTTCTTCTACACTTCAGCTGAATATATCTTGCAAGAGCGATTGACTAACTTTATTTTTACTGACGTAAATAGCAATACTGAGGTTGGAAAGTATGCTGTGAATTTCGATCCGACTGTAATGAAAAATAGTACGCTTAGAACAGAATTTGGTGGATATAGTTATGGCAATACTGCTTCAAAAGATAAGCCAATTAAATGGATTGCTACAACCTCAACTAAACGTAATGGTGCCGGTCAGATTAGTATCGAGGCACTTTCAGGCTATCCGGATTATGATTATGTAAAGAGCGCCGAGAATATTGTCATTAAAAGATATAATGTTGATTTGAACGGGAATCCTATCGGAGCTGCAACAACGCTGGCTCAGGGAACTGATTATACATTAGCGTTTGATAATAATACTAAAACGGAGACTATTCAGTTCACAGATGTTTCTGCTGCATATTACTACGAAATCACTTATGACTATGCATATGAAGTAAATTCAGCATTTGATTACAAAACATACTATAACAGACAAGCATATAAAAAAATCACCAATCCTGATTATACGGTAGACAAACAATCAGTTACAAGTTATGTTACAGTAGGTTTCACTAACAATATATTTAAATATAGTCCGTCATATAAAATCATTAATGGAACTACAACTGAAATCACATGGGAAATACAATATAATATAAATCAATTCACTATTCCAACCAACCAAGTTTTAAATGATACCATGAGTTTTATTCCCAAAGGTACATTAAGCGCGATAACAGTTGATTCGGTAAGTAAAAATGTAGTCACTTTTTCTAACGGTAACCAAAGAACGGTGACTAACATCGGTGATGGTTCAAGCGATTGGAAACTGAATGCCAATAATGGACTTGAATATATCGGACCGGCTAATAATACTAATTATTATATTTTCCGAATAACAACTAAAGTGGATAATGTTGCCACTAAAGAATTTACGAATTATACTAATAAGGTTGCTGAGACAGTAAAATCAGTAGACGATTGGGATCAACGATTAACATTTTTTACATCATCAACACGGATTAATAATGTTATTATTGAAAAAACTGGAAATGTAGCATCCCTAGACGATCTTTATAATGGTATTTATACTTGGAATATTGATATTAATAAGCAACAAGCATTAGCTGATGGCATTCCGGCGGGAACTAAGATTTCTGACCAATTATCAGCGAATGGCGGAAGTATTTTGAAAGCAACATTTGCGGTTAGCTACAAACCATTTGCCGGAACCGGCGGGACTGATAGGACGCTAATAGAAGGTACTGATTACACAATTACTTACAAAAATAACGACCATGGTTTTGATCTTGTCTTTTTAGATGAAATTAAAGATGGTAGTATTAATATTGTCTATAAATCACAACAAAGTGATGCTGAAAGAACTACAGGAATGCTTGTTGAAAATACTGTTTCCATTGAGTTCCCCGGTGATGGCGGCGAGGATTCAGTAACAGCAACGGTGAATAAAAATACCCGTTTAGTAGCGAATGCTGCACTTATTGCTCAAACTAGAGACAGCAGCGGGGCATTTATTCCCGGTGAAGTAAAAACATATATGCAAATTAATATTTCACGTTCTGATGATATTACAAAATACGAATTAAATTATTCATTTCCAAACAACGGATTCCAAAGTTCAAGCTATAAATATGACTTTTCCAATATGAAAATCTATGAAGCAAGCAAAGTCATGACTGCAAGCGATATTAATAGTGATGGTTCTTTAAATATAAGTAATGGTCAAATAACAGAAATTGCTTATCGGCCATCGTCAGTGATAAACTCTACAAGTCCACAAATGATTACTTGGACGGCCTATCCAAATGTACTTACTTTTGAAAACTTTAATACTGAATTTGGTGGTAAATCTATCATTGTTGAATTACCGGCTAAAGTTAATTATGTTGTATTGGGTAATTATTCGGCAGACTATGTTACTTATGCAGCCCTTCCTAGAATAAATTATATTGATGATGAAGGTAAAGAAGTTGTAAACTACAGAAATGGAAACTTTACACATGGAGCATCAACTGTAACAAACAATAATCCTGGATTCACTAAACCATTGACTGTGGACAAGGTAATAACTCCAGCGAGTCCGCAAAATGTTCGCAATTTTTTATATACTATTAATAGTTTGAACAACTATCCTTTACAAGATGCTAAAGTTAAAATGGATTTAAGCGATACTGCTAACAATACCAAAATTAGCAAAGTTACTCTAAATGAGCTTGATTACAGAGGCAGACCAGCTCGTGTTCTTATTGAAGGCGTTGACTATACAGTAACTTTCACAAATAAAGAAGCCGAAATAAAATTAATTGGTGATTATGCGACGCTCACTAATCAGCGGATTAATGTACAGGTTGATACTACTGTTACTTCTAAAGAAAAAACTCAGATTACCTTATCTTCAAGCTTGCAAACAATAAATGGGGTACCATTAAATAGCACAAGCACCTATACTGGAGATTTGCAAGATGGATTCCAAGCAGATGCAGTAATAGACATTGAACAAACTGCAACATTTGATCCTGATAGCGGTGGTAGTGAAGGTGAAGGTTACAATACGGTCATGAAAGTATCAAAAGTTGATCAGTATGGTAATCCGGTTTCGGGAGCTGAATTTAGTCTGTTTAATAGCGATGGAACTCCGGCGCTGGATGCCAACACTAACCAAGCGTTAGTTGGTACGACCGACACAAATGGAGCGATTGTTTGGAATGACGTTTTAACCGGACAATATATTATTAAAGAAACATCGGTACCAAATGGTTATGAGGCGCCAGATAGCTTAACGAATGCCGGCGAATCAATTTCAGTTATGGAAATTGAAACGGCACCGACAAAAAATGTTTATGTCTATGTAAATAAAATGCAGACTTCACCGATTGTTCTTAATAAAACGTCTTCAGTTGATAATGCTATCAAATTAGCAGGAGCAACCTTTGAAATCTACTTATTAGATGCAGCTGGTAATATTACTGGTTCTGCACTTACCGTTGACGGCAAAACTGTATTTACGACTGATGCAAATGGTCAAATTCGTTTAGAAGATTTGGCACCAGGTAAATACGGACTTAAAGAAAAAACCGCACCCGCAGGATATGAAGTATCTAATGATGTTTATAAAGTAGAAGTTGTTGGTAAGACGACTGAGGAAAAAGTGGTTGCTGTAGTGAATACAGCAACACCATACGCAATTGAAATTACTAAAACCGATCTTAGTAACAATCCATTAGCGGGAGCGGAATTTAAAATCTTAGCTAATGATGGCACAGAATTAGAAACTGGTTTAGTTACTAAGGCTAATGGCAAAGTAACTTCAACAAAAACATATGCACCAGGTAACTACAAAGTTGTTGAAACAAAAGCACCGGCAGGCTATGACTTAAATACTGCTGAACATGCAGTAAATATAACTGTCAATGGTGGTACGGCAAGTGTAACTGTCACCAATACCCCAACGCCATATGCAATTGAAATCACTAAAACGGATTTAAGCGGCAGTCCATTAGCGGGAGCGGAATTTAAAATCTTAGCTAGTGATGGTACTGAACTGGAAACCGGATTAGTTACCGCGGCGAACGGAAAAGTGACTTCAGCTAACACATATGCACCGGGTAGCTACAAAGTTATTGAAACTGTAGCACCGGCAGGCTACGACTTAAATACTGCTGAACATGCAGTAAGCGTAACCGTAAATGGTGGCACGGCAAGTGTAACGGTAACTAATACACCGACGCCATATGCAATTGAAATTGTTAAAGTAGATGAAAGCGGCAGTCCATTAGCGGGGGCAGAATTCAAAATCCTAGCCAATGACGGGACAGAATTGGAAAGCGGACTTATCAGTGGAGCAGATGGAAAAGTGACTTCTGCCAATAAATATGCACCAGGCAGCTATAAAGTTGTTGAAACAAAAGCGCCAGCTGGGTATGTCCTAAATACTGCTGAACATGCAGTAAATGTAGCTGTAAACGGTGGCACCGCAAGTGTAAGCATCACTAATACGCCAACACCATACACGATTGAAATTGTTAAAACAGACGAAAGCGGCAAACCACTTGCAGGGGCAGAATTCAAAATCTTAGCTAACGATGGTACTGAATTAGAAACTGGATTAGTGACTAAAGCAGATGGTAAAGTATCATCAACAAAAACATATGTGCCGGGTGACTATAAAGTTGTCGAAACCAAGGCGCCGGCTGGTTATGATTTAAATACAGCAGAACATGCAATTTCAGTTGTTGTTAATGGCGGCAAAGCAAGTGTAAATGTTACTAACACAGCGACACCATATGCAATTGAGATTACTAAAGTAGATGAGAGCGGTAATCCGCTTGCAGATGCCGAATTCAAAATCTTGGCTAATGATGGGACAGAACTGGAAAGCAGCCTTATTAGCGGAGCAGATGGAAAAGTGACTTCTGCCAATACCTATGCACCAGGCAGCTACAAAGTTGTTGAAACAGCAGCACCGGCAGGATATGAGTTAAATACTACTGAACATACTGTAACCGTTACTGTAAATGGTGGTACAGTAGTAGTGCGTGTAACCAATACGGCAACACCATATCCAATTGAAATTTTAAAAGTAGATGAAGATGATAATCCATTGGCAGATGCCGAATTTAAAATTACTGACTTAGATGGTAACACATTAGAAGATGGACTTATTACTGATGCAAATGGATTAGTAACATCAACAAATAATTATGCACCAGGCAGCTATAAAGTTGTTGAAACTAAAGCACCGGAAGGATATGAACTTAATGAAGCAGAATATCCGGTATTAATCACTGTTAATGGTGGTAAAGTAACTGTTAAAGTAACTAATAGCCTGATTTTAGGTGATGTACGCTTACTCTTAACTGATGACAACACTGCAGCGCCATCATTGCTTGAAGGCGGAACATTCAGACTTGAACAAGTATTAGACAATCAAACTGGATTAATTCAACCTTTAGCAACTCCGGGTAATGCCCAAATTGTAACGGTTAAAGACGGAATCATCACTGATGTCAACGGCGAACACCTTGCAACAGCATTATTGCCAGGAAAATATCAATTTGTTCAATTAAGTGCTCCGGCGGACTATCAATATGAAAATGATACACACGTATTTGAAGTTCCATTCAACTGCCAAGAAGAAATTCTTGTTCACGTAGTTAATACTAAAACCCCAACACCAGAATTGCCGGTAACCGGACAATCAAACGATCTCTATTTCGTAATTGGTGCAGGACTTTTAGTAGTATCAGTTGGTATTCTTGCTAAGCGTAAAAGAGCATAA